A DNA window from Bdellovibrio sp. BCCA contains the following coding sequences:
- the ccoN gene encoding cytochrome-c oxidase, cbb3-type subunit I, whose amino-acid sequence MKTTGNLIEKIYYDDDIVKKFILATLIWAGAAFLFGLLAALQLAYWPLNANMEWITFGRLRPLHTNAAIFAFAGNAIFAGIYHSSQRLLKARMFSDLLSKMHFWGWQLIILSAAITLPLGYSQSKEYAELEWPIDIAITVVWVIFALNFFMTIRKRREKHMYVAIWFYIATIITVAVLHIINSIEIPVSLFKSYPVYAGIQDAMVQWWYGHNAVAFFLTTPFLGLMYYYVPKAANRPVYSYRLSIVHFWALVFIYIWAGPHHLLYTSLPEWAQTLGMVFSIMLWAPSWGGMINGLLTLKGSWHLLRTEPLIKFFVAALTFYGMSTFEGPLLSIKSVSALGHYTDWIIGHVHSGALGWNGFLTFGMIYYLVPRLWKTELYSKKLLENHFWIGLTGVLLYYISMVVAGITQGLMWRAVDADGSLTYPDFIETVVRIVPLYWVRAVGGFLFLTGFLMMCYNIFKTIQMAPKTVEAKEVLVERTGFDEVTKEAHRKLEGMGLAFSILAFLAIAVGSVIEIYPTLSLHKYVSPNNIIDPYTPLELAGRDIYIKEGCYVCHSQQIRPIASEVLRYGKASTVEESMYDHPFQWGSKRTGPDLSRLGKKYPNLWHYSHMMDPRAVTPKSIMPNYPWLAEKDTDFLGLRKKLSVMSELGVPYEQDVIANADIHAQKQAQEIAADLESNGAPKGLAKKEIIALIAYLQSLGQKGKVQ is encoded by the coding sequence GTGAAAACAACTGGAAACCTCATCGAGAAAATATATTACGATGATGATATCGTAAAAAAATTCATTCTCGCCACTCTGATCTGGGCCGGAGCTGCCTTTTTATTCGGCTTGCTTGCTGCCTTGCAACTCGCTTATTGGCCTTTGAATGCCAATATGGAGTGGATCACTTTCGGTCGTCTGCGCCCTCTTCATACAAATGCGGCGATCTTTGCTTTTGCAGGAAATGCGATCTTTGCCGGAATTTATCACTCTTCGCAAAGACTTTTAAAAGCTCGCATGTTTTCAGATTTGCTTTCAAAGATGCACTTCTGGGGTTGGCAATTAATTATTCTTTCTGCCGCAATTACTTTGCCTTTGGGCTACAGCCAGTCCAAAGAGTATGCAGAGCTTGAATGGCCGATTGATATTGCGATCACTGTCGTTTGGGTGATTTTTGCCTTGAACTTCTTTATGACGATTCGCAAGCGTCGTGAAAAACACATGTACGTGGCGATTTGGTTCTACATCGCAACAATCATCACGGTCGCTGTTTTGCACATCATTAACTCTATTGAAATTCCGGTTTCACTGTTTAAGTCTTACCCGGTGTATGCAGGCATTCAAGATGCGATGGTGCAATGGTGGTATGGTCACAACGCCGTTGCGTTTTTCCTAACAACTCCGTTCTTGGGCTTGATGTACTACTATGTTCCTAAAGCCGCCAACCGCCCGGTTTATTCTTACCGTCTGTCGATTGTGCACTTCTGGGCGTTGGTGTTTATCTATATTTGGGCCGGTCCTCACCACTTGCTTTACACTTCACTGCCAGAATGGGCGCAAACATTGGGAATGGTTTTCTCGATTATGTTGTGGGCTCCGTCTTGGGGTGGAATGATCAACGGTCTTTTGACGTTGAAAGGCTCTTGGCATCTTCTTCGTACAGAGCCATTGATTAAGTTCTTTGTTGCAGCTTTAACTTTTTACGGCATGTCGACATTCGAAGGACCGTTGCTTTCAATTAAATCTGTTTCAGCATTGGGTCACTACACTGACTGGATCATCGGTCACGTGCACTCAGGAGCTTTGGGTTGGAATGGTTTCCTAACTTTCGGGATGATTTACTATCTTGTACCTCGTCTTTGGAAGACAGAGCTTTATTCTAAAAAACTTTTAGAAAATCATTTCTGGATTGGACTGACAGGTGTTCTTCTATACTACATCTCTATGGTGGTAGCGGGGATCACTCAAGGTCTTATGTGGAGAGCGGTCGACGCTGACGGAAGTTTGACATATCCTGATTTCATCGAGACTGTGGTGCGTATCGTGCCTTTATATTGGGTGCGCGCAGTGGGTGGATTCCTCTTCCTGACTGGTTTCTTGATGATGTGTTACAACATCTTCAAAACAATTCAAATGGCACCAAAGACTGTGGAAGCCAAAGAAGTTTTGGTGGAACGCACAGGCTTTGACGAAGTCACAAAAGAAGCTCACCGTAAACTTGAAGGCATGGGATTGGCGTTCTCAATTCTTGCTTTCTTGGCGATTGCAGTCGGTTCGGTGATTGAAATTTACCCGACACTTTCTTTACACAAGTACGTAAGCCCTAATAATATCATTGATCCTTACACTCCCCTGGAGCTTGCGGGCCGCGATATTTATATCAAAGAAGGTTGCTACGTTTGTCACTCTCAACAAATTCGTCCGATTGCCTCTGAAGTTCTTCGGTATGGAAAAGCTTCCACTGTGGAAGAGTCCATGTACGATCATCCGTTTCAGTGGGGATCAAAACGCACGGGTCCGGATTTATCGCGTTTAGGAAAGAAATATCCGAATCTTTGGCACTACAGCCATATGATGGATCCTCGCGCTGTGACTCCAAAGAGTATTATGCCGAACTATCCATGGCTTGCAGAAAAAGACACGGATTTCTTAGGTCTTCGTAAAAAATTATCTGTGATGAGTGAGCTTGGAGTTCCGTACGAACAAGATGTCATCGCCAACGCCGATATTCATGCGCAAAAACAAGCGCAGGAAATTGCCGCAGATCTAGAATCCAATGGCGCTCCGAAAGGACTTGCGAAAAAAGAAATCATTGCTTTGATCGCTTACCTTCAGTCGTTGGGTCAGAAAGGAAAAGTACAATGA
- a CDS encoding heavy metal translocating P-type ATPase — MDLNVATNCNYCGIPTQGDAYCCRACEILDTQVKEMPVLAVAQNPFSYLDQPEFRDLYRHKNQDDFNFLFFAEGLHCSSCVHLLEKLPQFYEHVEKARVNFGQSTVAVKISDAGSLAQTAHVIQELGYKPTLLSPQDNIVEKYKKENRTHLKRIAVAGFCAGNTMLFVIPVYAGLAGTWAHIFNFLSFLLFLPILFYSAIPFYKGAWNSLKYQVVNVDLPITVAMLSGFALSTVNLVKQDGAIYYDSTASFMFFILSARYLLKRVQQNYLSPTRVQSFFKTEKYILVEDGEEKSIPWSSAKPGDLLKIQRHQTLPTDSLLESSQANLDMSLFNGESLPKIFSRGMSLFAGTKVLDESILIRVKVPFTESKLGILLKQLDQNALQKSHFITLSDKLAQKLIVTVFSIALLFFFLYMSVNPTEAFNRSLALIVLACPCALAFGSPLTFGLALKKAQKLGILLKDATSLERILKVRHIFFDKTGTLTEGNLQISHSEPSNIPEDLKRAILGLEAASYHPVAFALRKAWAHNSELIEASNVQETLGRGVHGDIQGCHYEIRHLAESTHEVETGIEVLKDGTSVARIYFIDALRGDSRSSVQSLQRQNIECFLLSGDKKTRAQQAADACGISRENTYGELFPEDKKAILEKYTDTCMIGDGANDSLSLQSADVGIAVKGSVDLSLQSADIYFMRGGLSPLFDLMNLAKQTRRVLVRNLTISLVYNTLGGTLALMGFINPMMAAILMPLSSLAIILSSLWGFR, encoded by the coding sequence ATGGACCTAAACGTGGCTACAAATTGCAACTACTGCGGAATCCCTACCCAAGGGGATGCGTACTGCTGTCGTGCTTGCGAAATTCTTGATACGCAAGTCAAAGAGATGCCTGTCCTTGCCGTCGCTCAAAATCCGTTTTCTTATTTAGATCAGCCAGAGTTCCGCGATCTCTATCGCCACAAAAATCAGGACGATTTCAATTTTCTTTTCTTTGCAGAGGGTCTGCACTGTTCCTCTTGTGTCCATCTTTTAGAAAAACTTCCCCAGTTTTACGAACACGTAGAAAAAGCCCGCGTGAATTTCGGGCAGTCCACAGTGGCTGTCAAAATTTCTGATGCGGGATCTTTAGCGCAAACGGCCCACGTTATTCAGGAGTTGGGATACAAACCCACTTTACTTTCACCGCAAGACAATATCGTTGAAAAATATAAAAAGGAAAACCGCACTCATCTTAAACGTATCGCCGTGGCCGGATTTTGCGCCGGGAACACGATGCTTTTTGTGATTCCCGTTTATGCGGGGCTTGCGGGAACTTGGGCTCATATCTTTAATTTTTTAAGCTTTCTTTTGTTCCTGCCTATTTTATTTTACAGCGCTATTCCCTTTTATAAGGGCGCCTGGAATTCTTTGAAATATCAAGTCGTGAATGTCGACCTGCCAATCACAGTGGCGATGCTTTCGGGATTTGCACTTTCAACAGTGAACCTTGTGAAGCAAGACGGCGCTATCTATTACGATAGTACGGCAAGCTTTATGTTTTTTATTCTGTCAGCCCGATATCTTCTAAAAAGAGTTCAGCAGAATTATCTGTCGCCGACACGTGTGCAGTCCTTCTTCAAAACTGAAAAGTACATTCTCGTTGAAGATGGCGAAGAAAAAAGCATTCCTTGGTCAAGTGCGAAACCCGGTGATCTTTTAAAAATTCAGCGCCACCAAACTTTGCCGACGGATTCTCTCTTGGAGTCTTCGCAGGCGAACTTAGACATGTCTTTATTTAATGGTGAATCTTTGCCAAAAATATTTTCCCGCGGCATGTCGCTCTTTGCTGGCACAAAAGTATTAGACGAATCGATTTTGATTCGCGTGAAAGTTCCTTTTACTGAAAGCAAGCTTGGAATTCTTCTAAAACAGCTTGATCAAAATGCTTTGCAAAAAAGTCACTTTATTACTCTGTCCGATAAACTTGCGCAAAAGTTAATTGTTACAGTTTTTAGTATCGCTTTGCTTTTCTTCTTTTTATATATGAGCGTTAATCCGACGGAAGCCTTTAATAGGTCATTGGCATTGATTGTCCTGGCCTGCCCTTGCGCCTTGGCTTTTGGTTCGCCTTTGACTTTCGGTTTGGCGTTAAAGAAGGCGCAGAAACTCGGAATACTTCTCAAGGATGCCACAAGTCTTGAGCGCATTCTTAAAGTTCGTCATATTTTCTTTGATAAAACAGGCACGCTCACTGAAGGTAATTTGCAAATTTCTCATTCAGAGCCTTCGAATATTCCAGAAGATCTTAAAAGAGCGATTTTGGGCCTTGAAGCCGCTTCTTATCATCCCGTGGCTTTTGCTCTCCGCAAAGCTTGGGCTCATAATTCAGAACTCATTGAAGCTTCCAATGTTCAAGAAACTTTGGGCCGTGGAGTTCATGGTGATATCCAGGGATGTCATTATGAAATTCGTCATCTGGCAGAAAGCACTCACGAAGTGGAAACCGGCATCGAAGTGTTAAAAGATGGCACAAGTGTCGCACGCATTTACTTTATCGACGCTCTTCGTGGTGATTCTCGCTCCTCCGTACAGAGCTTGCAGCGTCAAAATATAGAATGCTTTTTGCTTTCCGGTGATAAAAAAACTCGCGCTCAACAGGCCGCCGACGCTTGCGGAATTTCCCGCGAGAACACTTACGGTGAACTCTTTCCCGAAGATAAAAAAGCAATCCTTGAAAAATACACCGACACTTGCATGATCGGTGATGGCGCCAATGACTCTTTAAGTCTGCAATCCGCCGATGTCGGTATCGCGGTTAAAGGAAGTGTCGATTTAAGCTTACAAAGTGCCGACATTTACTTTATGCGCGGAGGACTGTCTCCTTTGTTTGATCTGATGAATCTGGCAAAACAAACCCGCCGCGTGCTGGTGCGCAATCTTACTATTTCCCTTGTCTATAATACTCTTGGTGGAACGTTAGCATTGATGGGGTTTATCAACCCAATGATGGCGGCAATTTTAATGCCTTTGAGCTCTTTGGCCATCATTCTTTCGAGTCTTTGGGGGTTCCGATGA
- the pcm gene encoding protein-L-isoaspartate O-methyltransferase, with protein sequence MIQACRYGKKLASLIMASQIELYQKYVLQRALPLSEKVVEAYYHHPRHLFIPEYTIEEAYSDQALPLYAKGPFVSTISQPSFVLKILDLLKLEEGQKVFELGTGSAWNTALMAFIVGPTGKVVSVEVIPEMAERAKQTLKSFSVNNVLAIEGDGFEGYEAEAPYDRLIFTAGSTEFPEKLFTQLKEGGRMIFVRQHYLGYDVLEVTEKKDGKPVIVDSMPCSFVSVVRKKNPA encoded by the coding sequence ATGATACAAGCTTGCCGTTATGGAAAAAAGCTTGCAAGCTTAATCATGGCGTCGCAAATAGAGCTTTATCAGAAGTATGTGCTACAACGGGCACTTCCTCTCTCTGAGAAAGTGGTGGAAGCCTATTACCATCATCCGCGTCATCTCTTTATTCCTGAATACACCATCGAAGAAGCCTACTCTGATCAAGCTTTGCCTTTGTATGCGAAAGGTCCCTTTGTTTCGACGATTTCTCAACCCAGTTTTGTTCTTAAGATTTTAGATCTTTTAAAATTAGAGGAAGGACAAAAAGTTTTTGAGCTGGGAACGGGCAGTGCTTGGAATACGGCACTCATGGCTTTTATCGTGGGACCCACTGGCAAAGTTGTTTCTGTGGAAGTTATTCCTGAGATGGCGGAAAGAGCCAAGCAGACTTTAAAATCTTTTTCTGTGAACAATGTGCTCGCCATTGAAGGAGATGGATTTGAGGGGTATGAAGCGGAAGCCCCCTATGATCGCCTGATCTTTACGGCAGGTTCGACAGAGTTTCCTGAAAAATTATTTACACAGCTTAAAGAAGGCGGACGCATGATTTTCGTTCGCCAGCATTATTTAGGCTATGACGTGCTGGAAGTGACAGAGAAAAAAGACGGAAAGCCCGTCATTGTTGATTCAATGCCTTGTTCATTTGTCTCTGTTGTCAGAAAAAAGAATCCCGCTTAA
- a CDS encoding cbb3-type cytochrome c oxidase N-terminal domain-containing protein encodes MSDQKEKFHEYDGIIEHDNPLPTWWLWSFFITIIFSFMYFIHYQLGGGGLTLTEELKEAMAELEKSKATAASSSPMETEDSLKEAFGKDGVVALGASEFTAKCASCHGQELQGLIGPNLTDKYWLHGKGTRMDVVKVIREGVPEKGMPPWGPVLKKDEIYAVAAFILSKKGSNPAGAKEPQGDPVE; translated from the coding sequence ATGAGCGATCAAAAAGAAAAGTTCCACGAATACGACGGCATTATCGAACATGACAATCCTCTTCCAACGTGGTGGCTGTGGTCCTTTTTCATCACGATTATTTTTTCGTTTATGTATTTTATCCACTACCAACTTGGCGGCGGTGGACTCACATTAACGGAAGAACTCAAAGAAGCCATGGCCGAGTTGGAAAAATCCAAGGCCACAGCGGCTTCCTCTTCTCCGATGGAAACCGAAGATTCTTTAAAGGAAGCTTTTGGTAAAGACGGTGTTGTCGCCCTGGGCGCATCGGAATTCACGGCTAAATGTGCTTCTTGTCACGGACAGGAATTGCAGGGTCTCATTGGTCCTAATTTGACTGATAAATACTGGCTGCATGGCAAAGGCACGCGCATGGACGTCGTAAAAGTCATCCGCGAAGGTGTGCCTGAAAAAGGGATGCCGCCTTGGGGACCTGTTTTGAAAAAAGACGAGATTTATGCGGTGGCAGCATTTATTCTTTCAAAAAAAGGTTCAAATCCAGCCGGAGCTAAAGAACCTCAAGGAGATCCTGTCGAATGA
- a CDS encoding transcriptional regulator has product MATHLPGHKWTELKRELMEKWHELTEHDLERTRGNAQSIVDLLEKKVGMAIEDASEKFAEIASHYHLYDEPEEKPTKVSEEKKEKVLELKPKKPANRDRKPKDDFRA; this is encoded by the coding sequence ATGGCAACACACCTTCCAGGTCATAAATGGACCGAGTTAAAACGGGAGCTCATGGAAAAATGGCATGAGCTTACCGAACATGACCTTGAGCGAACCCGAGGCAATGCTCAGTCCATTGTCGACTTATTAGAAAAAAAGGTGGGTATGGCCATTGAAGATGCCAGCGAGAAATTTGCAGAAATCGCATCTCATTACCATCTCTATGATGAACCCGAAGAAAAACCCACAAAAGTTTCTGAGGAGAAAAAAGAGAAGGTTTTGGAACTCAAGCCTAAAAAACCAGCCAATCGGGATCGAAAACCGAAAGATGATTTTAGAGCTTAG
- a CDS encoding OmpA family protein: MISRTKQYVAAVALAIAIAGCAGKPPQYQTISSSANPTTEIERTEEMLRDAQGRQVDVLSPKNFADARKALEKAKDKKEKGKSNEDILEQVSYSRGWLNEANAKAEIAETSMKDITDARAGALRAGAPSLYPKEWKKAGDELEDITAAIEKGNLSPSEKKGNDLTARYRDLETMSVTKANLGIADENIKSAKKDKADKNAPKSWDLAVMKYNNAEKMIKSDPRNTEAIRRASEDATRESVRLLDVTRRVNAGNTEDLVLMADRQQRTISSLRNEYSSTEKELQESQSQLSEAEKQKQELAKKQEELEKVQTLNQTAADLRKQFKPNEAEVYTDNGKLMIRLRGLQFASNQATLGPKNQALLKKVETALNDVDASHVRIEGHTDATGNPDRNTVLSEERAKAVENFLVKNGAIPEDRVDAVGMGSDKPISDNKTQRGRAENRRIDLVIETE, from the coding sequence ATGATATCGCGAACAAAGCAGTATGTTGCAGCCGTGGCTCTTGCGATTGCCATTGCCGGATGCGCCGGTAAACCACCTCAATATCAAACTATTTCCTCCAGTGCCAACCCTACAACTGAAATAGAGCGCACCGAAGAAATGTTGAGAGATGCCCAGGGCCGTCAAGTGGACGTCCTTTCTCCAAAAAACTTTGCTGATGCACGAAAAGCTTTAGAGAAAGCAAAAGATAAAAAAGAAAAAGGCAAATCCAACGAAGATATCTTAGAACAGGTTTCCTATTCCCGCGGATGGTTGAATGAAGCCAATGCCAAAGCGGAAATCGCGGAAACATCCATGAAAGATATCACAGATGCTCGTGCAGGAGCTTTGCGTGCCGGCGCCCCCAGCCTCTATCCTAAAGAATGGAAAAAAGCAGGTGATGAACTTGAAGACATCACAGCCGCTATTGAAAAAGGAAACTTAAGTCCTTCAGAGAAAAAAGGGAATGACTTAACAGCCCGTTATCGCGATCTAGAAACCATGTCCGTGACCAAAGCAAATCTAGGGATTGCTGATGAAAATATTAAATCAGCTAAAAAAGACAAGGCCGATAAAAATGCACCGAAGTCTTGGGACCTCGCTGTCATGAAATACAACAATGCGGAAAAAATGATCAAATCAGATCCGCGCAACACGGAAGCTATCCGTCGCGCGTCTGAAGATGCCACCCGTGAATCCGTACGTCTTCTTGACGTCACTCGCCGTGTGAATGCAGGTAACACGGAAGATCTGGTTCTAATGGCAGACCGCCAACAGCGTACGATTTCAAGCCTGCGCAATGAATACTCTTCAACAGAAAAAGAACTGCAGGAATCACAATCGCAATTAAGTGAAGCTGAAAAACAAAAGCAAGAGTTGGCTAAAAAACAAGAGGAGCTTGAGAAAGTACAAACCCTCAACCAAACTGCAGCGGACCTTCGTAAACAGTTTAAACCGAACGAAGCGGAGGTTTATACAGATAACGGCAAATTGATGATCCGTCTCAGAGGCTTGCAGTTCGCAAGCAACCAAGCGACTTTGGGGCCTAAGAATCAAGCTCTCTTAAAAAAAGTTGAAACGGCTCTGAATGATGTCGATGCCTCTCACGTCCGAATCGAAGGTCACACCGACGCCACGGGAAATCCTGATCGCAACACCGTTCTTTCAGAAGAAAGAGCGAAAGCGGTGGAAAACTTCCTCGTTAAAAACGGCGCCATCCCTGAAGATCGCGTGGATGCCGTCGGCATGGGATCTGATAAACCCATCAGCGACAATAAAACACAAAGAGGTCGCGCAGAAAATCGCCGTATCGATCTTGTGATCGAAACGGAATAA
- a CDS encoding CcoQ/FixQ family Cbb3-type cytochrome c oxidase assembly chaperone translates to MKQEGLKFFTDTHLTALGLLIFFLFFVGVLFWVYRKSSSTLYTKMEQMPLKDGE, encoded by the coding sequence ATGAAACAAGAAGGATTAAAATTTTTTACAGACACACACCTTACGGCTTTGGGTCTTTTGATTTTCTTTCTGTTTTTCGTTGGTGTCTTGTTCTGGGTTTACCGTAAATCCAGTTCAACCTTGTACACGAAGATGGAACAAATGCCTTTAAAGGATGGGGAATAA
- the ccoS gene encoding cbb3-type cytochrome oxidase assembly protein CcoS, with product MNILTLMIPMALLLGIGFVSAFLWATSKGQFDDLETPAHRILNDDNERKHS from the coding sequence ATGAATATTTTAACTCTGATGATTCCGATGGCTTTGCTTTTAGGAATCGGTTTTGTGTCCGCTTTTTTGTGGGCCACTTCAAAAGGTCAGTTTGATGACCTGGAAACTCCTGCACATAGAATTTTAAATGATGATAACGAAAGGAAACACTCGTGA
- the ccoG gene encoding cytochrome c oxidase accessory protein CcoG, whose amino-acid sequence MSSLDPSKLTSVDEHGDRVGIIPAEVRGFFRRHRTWTQLVLLVVFLALPWTKMGGHQTILLNIPQREFALFGVLFKAHDAPLLFFIFGTLALGLAFVTSIWGRVWCGWACPQTVFIDAVFRRIEQWTEGTYIKRRALRDGPMTFEKVRKTGLKWILFIIVSSLIAHSFMAYFVGAADLVEMIQNEPSKNLTYFLLVTFFTAATLFDFGWFREQFCVIMCPYGRIQSVLLDQKSMAVVYDVQRGEPRKGQAPPGKTAGDCVSCNRCVQVCPTGIDIRNGLQMECIACTACIDACDEIMEKVKKPKGLIRYDTLDGSPISLMKPRSIIYIVAIVSLILGLGYAVATREPAHFTILRGAGLPYSYVKNSHGEEVILNQFRVHIQNQGKETARYELSLPAEFLKQDVEFSVAENPLTLASGESREWYFFVRIVPSLFDASGKIKTQLQIRDLNNEKFQSQRELILVGPKQ is encoded by the coding sequence ATGAGCTCACTAGACCCCAGCAAACTGACCAGCGTTGATGAACACGGTGACCGTGTCGGAATTATTCCTGCTGAAGTGCGCGGATTCTTCCGTCGTCACCGGACATGGACTCAATTGGTTTTGTTGGTTGTGTTTTTGGCGCTGCCTTGGACAAAAATGGGTGGCCATCAAACAATACTTCTGAACATTCCTCAAAGAGAGTTCGCTCTTTTTGGGGTTTTGTTTAAAGCTCACGATGCGCCTTTGTTATTTTTTATTTTCGGCACATTGGCTCTGGGTTTAGCTTTTGTTACTTCAATCTGGGGCCGTGTGTGGTGTGGATGGGCGTGCCCGCAGACAGTTTTTATTGATGCTGTTTTCCGTCGTATTGAACAATGGACGGAGGGAACTTATATCAAACGTCGCGCCCTTCGCGACGGTCCGATGACTTTTGAAAAAGTTCGTAAGACCGGATTGAAATGGATTTTATTTATCATCGTGTCCTCGCTGATTGCGCATAGTTTTATGGCGTATTTTGTGGGTGCTGCGGATCTTGTTGAAATGATCCAGAATGAACCTTCAAAAAATCTCACTTATTTTTTATTAGTGACCTTCTTTACGGCGGCAACCCTGTTTGATTTCGGTTGGTTCCGTGAACAGTTCTGCGTGATCATGTGTCCTTACGGACGTATTCAATCTGTTTTGCTTGATCAAAAATCCATGGCTGTTGTCTATGACGTGCAACGTGGGGAACCTCGCAAAGGCCAAGCGCCTCCGGGAAAAACGGCGGGTGATTGTGTATCCTGCAATCGCTGCGTACAAGTCTGTCCTACAGGTATCGATATCCGCAACGGTTTGCAAATGGAATGTATTGCTTGCACTGCGTGTATTGATGCTTGTGATGAAATCATGGAAAAAGTGAAAAAGCCTAAAGGGCTTATTCGTTATGACACCTTGGATGGCAGTCCGATTTCTTTGATGAAACCGCGATCGATTATTTATATCGTTGCAATTGTAAGTTTGATTTTAGGTTTGGGATATGCGGTCGCGACCCGAGAGCCTGCGCACTTTACTATTTTACGCGGAGCCGGACTTCCTTATTCTTATGTGAAAAACTCCCACGGGGAAGAAGTGATTCTCAATCAATTCCGCGTGCACATTCAAAACCAAGGTAAAGAAACCGCTCGTTATGAACTCAGTCTTCCGGCCGAGTTTTTAAAACAAGATGTCGAATTCAGTGTTGCAGAAAATCCTTTAACACTGGCTTCAGGTGAATCTAGGGAATGGTATTTCTTTGTGAGAATTGTTCCTTCGCTTTTTGATGCCAGTGGAAAAATAAAAACGCAATTGCAGATTCGCGATTTGAATAACGAAAAGTTTCAGTCTCAGCGCGAATTAATTTTAGTAGGGCCTAAACAATGA
- a CDS encoding sulfite exporter TauE/SafE family protein, giving the protein MTPTLLLALGILSSSFFGSWHCAGMCGPIASMMSAKKSLLSYHLGRLISYTALGVVSGALGQFFLNSDFVVLRWISSVLLAALLCLSGFALIFPQLGARLKKNPWRLQVFQIGRSGWAVGLLTVFLPCGWLYTYAMAAIATRSPWAGGLTLFLFWLGGLPTLSAVPMMVRKTIQSAGLRQQRIAGVVLLISGLYSIGSFMFLH; this is encoded by the coding sequence ATGACCCCGACTCTTTTGCTTGCATTAGGAATTCTTTCTTCCAGTTTCTTCGGCAGTTGGCACTGCGCTGGAATGTGTGGACCTATTGCAAGCATGATGAGTGCAAAAAAAAGTTTACTGAGTTACCACTTGGGACGACTTATTTCTTACACAGCCCTAGGCGTCGTCTCTGGCGCCTTGGGACAGTTTTTCTTAAACAGTGATTTTGTGGTCTTACGCTGGATTTCGAGTGTTCTCTTAGCGGCTCTGCTTTGTCTTTCTGGTTTTGCTTTGATCTTTCCTCAACTTGGAGCACGTCTAAAGAAAAATCCATGGCGTCTTCAGGTCTTTCAGATAGGCCGTTCAGGTTGGGCCGTGGGACTTCTTACGGTGTTTTTACCTTGCGGCTGGCTTTACACTTATGCGATGGCAGCGATCGCAACAAGAAGTCCGTGGGCCGGCGGATTGACTTTGTTTTTGTTCTGGCTGGGCGGACTTCCCACCCTAAGTGCAGTTCCAATGATGGTTCGAAAGACCATTCAGTCTGCTGGACTTCGCCAACAACGAATCGCCGGCGTGGTGCTCTTGATTTCAGGACTGTACTCCATTGGCAGTTTTATGTTTTTGCATTGA